In a single window of the Streptomyces cinnabarinus genome:
- a CDS encoding GbsR/MarR family transcriptional regulator, whose amino-acid sequence MTEAAAGAAGRDTEAVSRFVESFAAQLVEAGMQRMAARVFAALLASDEGALTSAELGEQLRISPAAVSGAVRYLAQTHMVSREREPGSRRERYRVHGDQWYEALTNREAVIKRWEGALRDGVASLGRDTPAGRRMAETLAFFEFIEGEIAAMMERWRTHRDERFGPGSGE is encoded by the coding sequence ATGACGGAAGCAGCGGCCGGGGCGGCGGGGCGGGACACGGAGGCCGTGTCGAGGTTTGTCGAGTCCTTCGCGGCGCAGCTCGTCGAGGCCGGGATGCAGCGGATGGCGGCCCGGGTCTTCGCCGCGCTGCTCGCCTCCGACGAGGGCGCGCTGACCTCCGCCGAACTGGGCGAACAGCTGCGGATCAGCCCGGCCGCGGTCTCCGGCGCGGTGCGCTACCTGGCCCAGACCCACATGGTCAGCCGGGAGCGCGAGCCCGGCTCACGGCGCGAGCGCTACCGGGTGCACGGGGACCAGTGGTACGAGGCCCTCACCAACCGCGAGGCCGTCATCAAGCGCTGGGAAGGCGCGCTGCGGGACGGCGTGGCGAGCCTCGGCCGGGACACCCCGGCGGGCCGCCGCATGGCCGAGACGCTGGCCTTCTTCGAGTTCATCGAGGGCGAGATCGCGGCGATGATGGAACGCTGGCGGACGCACCGGGACGAGCGGTTCGGGCCGGGCTCCGGCGAGTGA
- a CDS encoding diacylglycerol kinase: MAEVATSATSDQLLVVIDPVARHWDGESVRIAKDVLSAGATTKVCLPEGPEEFARALARRGSRRPVVIGDDRALVRAVSLLHRRRELAGCALSVVPVGAMLSLAGALGVPIGAVAAARAVLDGVESRVDVLVDDSDGVVLGALRIPPVPPGPGSAEAAEGRPWRRTYHSLVRTLAPTRPAPAPSGAGPARLRVEVDGLTLVDLDQPVEGVSVTPHGSGTASVEVRPASIGAEAAPLLARGRRVTVSGADFRYRADALEAGPVRRRTWTVWEGALGLVLPGK, from the coding sequence ATGGCCGAGGTGGCGACTTCCGCGACGTCCGATCAGCTGCTGGTGGTCATCGACCCGGTCGCCCGGCATTGGGACGGGGAGTCCGTTCGGATCGCAAAAGACGTGCTCAGCGCGGGTGCCACCACCAAGGTGTGCCTGCCGGAGGGGCCCGAGGAATTCGCCCGCGCGCTCGCCCGAAGGGGTTCGCGGCGGCCGGTGGTGATCGGCGACGACCGGGCGCTGGTGCGTGCGGTGTCCCTGTTGCACCGGCGGCGGGAGCTGGCCGGATGCGCGCTGTCGGTGGTCCCGGTGGGCGCGATGCTGTCGCTGGCCGGGGCGCTGGGGGTGCCCATCGGCGCGGTGGCGGCGGCGCGGGCCGTGCTGGACGGAGTCGAGAGCCGGGTGGACGTGCTCGTCGACGACAGCGACGGGGTGGTGCTGGGCGCGCTGCGGATCCCGCCGGTGCCGCCGGGGCCGGGGAGCGCCGAGGCCGCGGAGGGGCGGCCCTGGCGGCGGACGTACCACTCCCTGGTACGGACGCTGGCGCCGACGCGGCCGGCTCCGGCGCCCTCGGGGGCCGGGCCCGCGCGGCTGCGGGTCGAGGTCGACGGGCTGACCCTGGTGGACCTGGACCAGCCGGTGGAGGGCGTCTCGGTGACCCCGCACGGCTCCGGCACGGCGTCGGTGGAGGTCCGCCCGGCCTCGATAGGCGCGGAGGCGGCGCCCCTGCTGGCGCGGGGCCGCCGGGTGACGGTGTCCGGGGCGGACTTCCGCTACCGGGCGGACGCGCTGGAGGCGGGGCCGGTCCGCAGACGGACCTGGACGGTGTGGGAGGGGGCGCTGGGGCTGGTGCTGCCGGGGAAATAA